One stretch of bacterium DNA includes these proteins:
- the cas6 gene encoding CRISPR-associated endoribonuclease Cas6: MRLEILLQSERSVELPLHYNYIVQSFIYANLPSKLADKLHSEGFPYEKRCFRLFTFSRIIAKARREGDKLIFPPSLYLVISSPYHEMLEGLAETLVRLHTLRLARNELYLEWVGVKFTPQVREEETIRMLSPMTVYSTLMTATGGRKTYYYNPREEEFSRLIKENLIKKYKVIYGEYRGSEEFIIEPIKVGRGDEKIINYKGTWIKGWMGIYKIRGEPELIKLGWDAGLGAKNSQGFGCFEILREEGGFRRSRVARKPLETDDNFSDYP, from the coding sequence TTGCGTCTTGAAATACTATTACAATCTGAGAGGTCAGTGGAGCTTCCCCTTCACTACAACTACATAGTTCAATCCTTCATATATGCCAATCTTCCCTCAAAATTAGCCGATAAACTTCATAGTGAGGGTTTCCCCTACGAGAAGCGTTGTTTTCGTCTTTTCACCTTCTCCCGCATAATAGCGAAGGCGCGGAGGGAAGGCGATAAACTAATCTTTCCTCCCTCCCTTTATCTCGTCATCTCATCACCCTATCATGAGATGCTTGAGGGATTAGCGGAGACGCTCGTGCGTTTACACACACTGAGGTTAGCTAGGAACGAGCTGTATTTAGAGTGGGTAGGGGTCAAGTTCACGCCCCAGGTAAGGGAGGAAGAGACGATAAGGATGCTATCGCCTATGACGGTTTATTCCACTCTTATGACCGCCACGGGAGGGCGGAAGACATACTATTACAATCCAAGGGAGGAGGAGTTTTCTCGTCTAATAAAGGAGAATTTGATAAAGAAATACAAAGTTATATATGGAGAATACAGAGGGAGTGAGGAATTTATTATTGAGCCGATAAAGGTGGGGAGGGGAGACGAGAAGATAATAAACTACAAAGGGACATGGATAAAGGGGTGGATGGGGATATACAAGATAAGGGGAGAGCCGGAGTTGATAAAGCTTGGTTGGGATGCGGGTTTAGGGGCGAAGAACTCACAGGGATTTGGATGTTTTGAGATATTGAGAGAGGAAGGGGGATTTCGTCGGTCGCGAGTAGCGAGAAAACCCTTGGAGACCGACGACAATTTCAGCGATTATCCTTGA
- the csm4 gene encoding type III-A CRISPR-associated RAMP protein Csm4, producing the protein MKEYLVKLKPISPFHIGEPGIGLEATQSYVPADLLFSAFCNAYGALFGKDQLESLLNSFLSSPPFLISSAFPFNKDILFFPPPLTTPRIQEKFRKELKKRKFIPLQTFTQWIKGEEISYPFEKFEPEVEVLPSVVLDRLNMSSQIYHRSALFFPEGSGLFFLLRLHAEEMLEKFKGALQLLGDMGIGGERSLGYGYFKVEIEEKSLFPPPDSSAILTLSPVVPAPSEEIDLANCRYNLSLRGGWTSSIFERRQGRRKRIWMLSEGSVFYKPIRGQLVDLTPNGFSHKVYRYAFAFPVGVIMR; encoded by the coding sequence ATGAAAGAATATCTCGTTAAGCTCAAGCCGATTTCCCCCTTCCATATAGGCGAGCCAGGGATAGGATTGGAGGCAACCCAATCCTATGTTCCTGCCGACCTGTTGTTCTCCGCCTTCTGCAACGCATATGGCGCCCTCTTCGGTAAGGACCAGCTTGAATCCCTCTTAAATTCTTTCCTCTCCTCCCCACCGTTCCTCATCTCCTCCGCTTTCCCATTTAACAAAGACATCCTCTTCTTCCCACCTCCCCTCACCACGCCAAGAATCCAAGAAAAGTTCAGAAAAGAGTTGAAGAAACGCAAATTCATCCCCTTGCAAACATTTACACAATGGATAAAAGGGGAAGAAATCTCCTACCCATTTGAGAAATTTGAGCCAGAGGTTGAGGTTCTGCCGAGCGTGGTGCTGGATAGGTTAAACATGAGCTCGCAGATTTACCATCGCTCCGCCCTTTTCTTCCCAGAGGGAAGCGGGCTCTTCTTCCTCCTTCGCCTCCACGCTGAGGAGATGCTGGAGAAATTCAAGGGCGCCCTTCAGCTCTTGGGAGATATGGGAATTGGCGGGGAGCGTTCCCTTGGCTATGGCTACTTCAAAGTGGAAATTGAGGAGAAAAGCCTATTCCCACCTCCCGATTCATCCGCCATCCTCACCCTCAGCCCCGTTGTTCCCGCACCGAGCGAGGAAATAGACCTCGCTAATTGTAGATATAATCTATCCCTGCGGGGCGGATGGACATCTTCAATATTTGAGAGAAGGCAGGGAAGGAGGAAAAGGATTTGGATGTTGAGCGAGGGCTCGGTTTTCTACAAGCCAATTAGAGGGCAATTGGTTGATTTGACGCCGAACGGATTTTCTCACAAAGTCTACCGCTATGCATTTGCTTTCCCCGTGGGGGTGATAATGAGATGA
- the csm3 gene encoding type III-A CRISPR-associated RAMP protein Csm3 → MQGERPILGKVVIEGKMKCLTGLHIGARREAMKIGGVDLPVVRDPISEFPYVPGSSLKGKMRSLLERKMKKPINRNIGPNDEPVMIHACSDKNCEICRLFGSTPMKDEGENIPSRLAVRDLFLTDESKEKLEEIETGLRFTEWKFENAIDRITSAANPRQIERVPAGSFFKLEIIYTIEKKEDLKEDLKNLFTAMRLLEDDYLGGHGSRGYGKVKFKLSTIECRKGDWYATGNEEFKKQWQVEDIDGALSKLQEIADFIASSDNERISR, encoded by the coding sequence ATGCAGGGAGAGCGTCCGATTCTCGGCAAGGTTGTCATTGAAGGTAAGATGAAATGTTTAACCGGGCTTCACATAGGGGCGAGGAGGGAGGCTATGAAAATAGGCGGGGTAGATTTGCCAGTTGTGCGCGACCCCATCAGTGAATTCCCCTATGTCCCGGGAAGCTCCCTCAAGGGAAAGATGCGTTCCCTCTTGGAGAGGAAAATGAAGAAGCCAATAAATAGAAATATTGGACCTAATGATGAACCAGTGATGATACACGCCTGCTCAGATAAGAACTGCGAGATATGTCGTCTCTTCGGCTCCACTCCCATGAAGGATGAAGGAGAAAATATCCCCTCACGCCTCGCCGTGCGAGACCTTTTCCTCACAGATGAGAGCAAGGAGAAATTGGAGGAAATAGAAACGGGGCTTCGCTTTACCGAATGGAAATTTGAGAACGCCATTGATAGGATAACTTCCGCCGCCAATCCTCGCCAAATTGAGAGGGTTCCCGCCGGCTCCTTCTTCAAGCTTGAAATCATCTATACCATTGAGAAAAAGGAAGACTTGAAGGAGGATTTGAAAAATCTCTTCACCGCTATGCGCCTCTTGGAGGACGATTATCTCGGTGGACACGGCTCCCGTGGCTATGGAAAAGTCAAATTTAAGCTCTCAACGATTGAATGTCGCAAGGGAGATTGGTATGCCACGGGGAATGAGGAGTTCAAAAAGCAATGGCAAGTGGAAGATATAGATGGAGCGCTTTCTAAGCTTCAGGAGATAGCCGATTTTATAGCCAGTTCTGATAATGAAAGAATATCTCGTTAA
- the csm5 gene encoding type III-A CRISPR-associated RAMP protein Csm5, producing the protein MSPIHIGGRFQALFPFDYIIHDGKLFVIREGELGKFLQEKGLLPDFLKGFEQPGFSLTNYLSHKGLLSPPLIERIALYSCELVCHLPAGRQMRPFTRDAYQRPFIPGTAIKGAMRTSLWYDAVVRNSDLLWKVRSALKEERKKAKEMDNELDKDIFEDYRLENKQRSPNTDILRVIKVSDAEPWERDSLCVGEEETLARGKPRPKISTYLEFVRKMQATKLNISFDESLFELFKRAGNPLFNSFEDFLSKVDAFYRKVAEAELQEGEKVSKGFYEWLLKDTKGKGYLLRIGWGGGLPSTTIWLALPEDLREDIRQHFFKRSHRERFPMTRRFLKRKEKERYTYTPFGWVLLQEVR; encoded by the coding sequence TTGTCGCCAATCCATATCGGCGGGAGGTTTCAGGCGCTCTTCCCCTTTGATTATATAATTCACGATGGGAAATTGTTCGTCATTAGGGAGGGGGAGTTGGGTAAGTTCTTGCAGGAAAAGGGGCTTTTGCCTGATTTCCTAAAAGGATTTGAACAGCCTGGCTTTTCCCTAACAAATTATCTTTCCCACAAAGGGCTTCTTTCTCCTCCCCTTATAGAGAGGATTGCCCTATATTCCTGTGAGCTCGTCTGTCATCTTCCGGCGGGGAGGCAGATGCGTCCCTTCACGAGGGATGCCTATCAGAGACCGTTTATACCGGGAACAGCTATAAAGGGAGCAATGAGAACCTCGTTGTGGTATGATGCTGTGGTGAGAAACAGTGATTTGTTGTGGAAGGTGCGGTCAGCATTAAAGGAGGAAAGGAAAAAAGCAAAAGAGATGGATAACGAATTGGATAAGGATATATTTGAAGATTATCGCTTGGAGAACAAGCAGAGGTCACCCAATACGGATATTTTAAGGGTAATAAAAGTGAGCGATGCGGAACCTTGGGAAAGGGATTCTCTATGTGTGGGAGAAGAGGAGACGCTCGCGAGGGGGAAGCCTCGCCCTAAGATATCTACTTACCTTGAATTCGTGAGAAAGATGCAGGCGACGAAGCTTAATATCTCATTTGATGAATCGCTTTTTGAGCTATTCAAAAGGGCGGGAAATCCTTTGTTCAATAGCTTTGAGGATTTCCTCTCAAAGGTTGACGCCTTCTATCGCAAGGTTGCGGAGGCGGAATTGCAAGAGGGAGAGAAAGTTTCAAAGGGTTTCTATGAATGGCTTTTGAAGGATACGAAGGGAAAGGGTTATTTATTGAGGATAGGATGGGGTGGAGGCTTGCCCTCCACGACGATATGGTTGGCTCTCCCAGAAGATTTAAGGGAAGATATAAGGCAACATTTCTTCAAAAGGAGCCATAGGGAAAGGTTTCCTATGACGAGAAGGTTCTTGAAGAGAAAAGAAAAAGAAAGATATACTTATACTCCGTTCGGCTGGGTGCTTTTGCAGGAAGTGAGATAG
- the cas10 gene encoding type III-A CRISPR-associated protein Cas10/Csm1, with translation MNSLSPEEERLALTLASLLHDIGKLVQRANDEPSAKKHEEWGADWLSATNFHPSLLPPNLKNYVERLIYNHHSSSPYPALEKTLSLLRQADQLSAQERLEKEDISAGEQGKWERKTPLRSILSEIHLQDKQSPNPSYWSVQPLTPSFLYPKTNKEAASAETSQYKLILNKLNSRIPTITSIPSLLSLLEELLTFIPSETIIVLSQDEINPENEPDISLYDHLKLTCALALSLYDSQDNGFLYLRGDLSGVQKFIYTITSKGALKSLRARSLYIELLSHHIAALLLEQFNLPPSNLIFCGGAQFEILLPNKPDAENLLSKLRNSLNKWLWDMFAGRLYLALQWVPLSPQDLNSQPLLQKRKELFSRLEMDKNRKFFNLKEELFKPIEVNKGKCEACEGTFYECDVCKAPSEIYKEIEEGVHLCPLCYTLFQLGGAIPKIKEPCFVAHPQGDIPLPDARYKLIDRRELNSYLSRADRIFLINAKPDNLPFHPHTYFLTLARYASKDENGDVRDFDGFAQAGIGASRIGVLRLDVDHLGMIFGAGIPENRYSFSRVATLSRFLTIFFKSYIDDILKGKEVAVVYSGGDDAFIVGAWNDVLESAFEIQEKFSSFTQNPSFTISAGYLVCDPKEPLYQIAKMSGDMEESAKDSGRNRFSFFQKRENEPLWEDCFKIKGWKEEFLRDFAELKDGHYELVLPRSFLYRLLEISRSWEKEKSIYPYIYLVYIVGRIRESFKKNDLEDKWHKFTVSTLLEAENMPFFPYLVYWIDLLIREKGGAS, from the coding sequence GTGAATAGTTTATCGCCTGAGGAGGAAAGACTTGCCCTCACCCTCGCCTCCCTATTACATGACATCGGTAAGTTAGTCCAAAGAGCTAACGATGAACCATCTGCTAAAAAACACGAAGAGTGGGGCGCTGATTGGCTCTCCGCCACCAACTTCCACCCAAGTCTCTTACCCCCTAATCTTAAAAATTATGTTGAAAGACTTATCTATAACCACCACTCCTCCTCCCCCTACCCAGCCCTGGAGAAAACCCTCTCCCTCCTCCGCCAAGCCGACCAACTGAGCGCCCAAGAACGCCTAGAAAAAGAGGACATCTCCGCTGGTGAACAAGGAAAATGGGAAAGGAAAACTCCACTCCGCTCCATCCTCTCGGAAATCCACCTCCAAGACAAACAATCTCCCAACCCCTCCTACTGGTCTGTCCAACCCCTCACACCTTCTTTCCTCTACCCTAAAACAAACAAAGAAGCAGCTTCCGCTGAAACATCTCAATATAAGCTAATCCTCAATAAACTCAATTCAAGAATCCCCACCATCACCTCCATCCCCTCTCTCCTATCCCTCTTAGAGGAACTCCTAACCTTCATCCCCTCAGAAACGATAATTGTATTGTCCCAGGACGAAATCAACCCAGAAAATGAGCCCGATATCTCCCTCTACGACCACCTTAAACTCACCTGCGCCCTCGCCCTCTCCCTCTACGACTCCCAAGATAATGGCTTCCTCTACCTAAGAGGCGATTTATCCGGCGTCCAAAAGTTCATCTATACAATCACATCAAAAGGAGCTCTCAAAAGCCTCAGGGCTCGCTCCCTCTACATTGAGCTCCTCTCCCACCACATCGCCGCCCTGCTCTTGGAACAGTTCAACCTTCCCCCATCTAACCTCATCTTCTGCGGAGGCGCTCAATTTGAAATCCTCCTCCCCAATAAACCCGATGCGGAAAATCTCCTCTCAAAGCTTAGGAATTCCCTCAACAAATGGCTGTGGGACATGTTCGCTGGAAGGCTCTATTTAGCCCTCCAATGGGTTCCCCTCTCCCCTCAGGACTTGAATAGCCAACCTTTGCTCCAAAAAAGAAAGGAGCTCTTCTCGCGCTTGGAAATGGATAAAAACCGTAAATTCTTCAATTTGAAAGAGGAGCTCTTTAAGCCCATTGAGGTCAATAAAGGTAAATGTGAGGCTTGCGAGGGCACCTTTTACGAATGCGATGTGTGTAAAGCTCCATCCGAGATATACAAGGAAATAGAGGAAGGAGTCCATCTCTGTCCCCTCTGCTATACCCTCTTCCAACTTGGCGGCGCTATCCCTAAAATAAAAGAACCCTGCTTCGTCGCCCATCCTCAGGGCGATATCCCTTTACCCGATGCCCGCTATAAGTTGATTGATAGAAGAGAGTTGAATTCCTATCTTTCTCGAGCCGATAGGATATTCTTGATAAACGCCAAGCCGGACAATTTGCCCTTCCACCCCCATACCTATTTCCTTACCCTCGCGCGTTACGCCAGTAAGGACGAGAATGGCGATGTTAGGGATTTTGATGGATTCGCTCAGGCAGGCATTGGTGCCTCAAGGATTGGCGTACTCAGGTTAGATGTTGACCATTTGGGAATGATTTTCGGCGCTGGAATTCCAGAGAATCGCTATTCCTTCTCCCGAGTTGCCACGCTTTCCCGCTTTCTCACCATTTTCTTTAAATCATATATTGACGATATATTAAAGGGAAAGGAAGTAGCGGTTGTTTATTCTGGCGGGGATGATGCGTTCATAGTTGGAGCTTGGAACGATGTTTTAGAGAGCGCATTTGAAATTCAAGAAAAGTTCTCCTCTTTCACTCAAAACCCCTCATTCACAATTTCCGCAGGCTATCTCGTTTGCGACCCCAAGGAGCCACTTTATCAAATTGCGAAGATGAGCGGGGATATGGAGGAATCGGCGAAGGATTCGGGAAGAAATAGGTTCTCATTCTTCCAGAAAAGAGAGAATGAGCCCCTTTGGGAGGATTGCTTTAAGATAAAGGGATGGAAGGAGGAATTTCTCAGAGACTTCGCTGAATTAAAAGATGGTCATTATGAGCTCGTGCTTCCCCGCTCCTTCCTATATAGGCTTTTGGAAATTAGCAGGAGCTGGGAAAAGGAAAAGAGCATATATCCCTATATTTATCTCGTCTATATAGTTGGAAGGATAAGGGAGAGCTTTAAGAAAAACGATTTGGAAGATAAATGGCATAAATTCACTGTCTCCACTTTGTTGGAGGCGGAAAACATGCCCTTCTTCCCTTATTTAGTTTATTGGATAGACTTATTGATAAGAGAAAAAGGAGGTGCAAGTTAA
- a CDS encoding DUF4434 domain-containing protein: MMMSKSLAILLHLFISLLPTLLAQQKASEARESQEILWKNFGPGGGGWIQSLAFHPKDPNTIFLGCDVGGFYISTDFGKHFKIQNKGLTDYFVECIAPNPQNPNIILIGTQGGIFRSTDKGKSWKKITQGFPPPQRYSYSSPISAIAFDHQNPNIVYAGVGRPRQAREGGNAQGQGAIYKSEDGGISWKRIDAGQLPSDAVINDIEIKPDDGRVILVATNKGVFRSDDGGKTWKPSNDGLPQLLVQELAFAPSQPNRVYLTLLTTAREGENWNGGVFRSDDAGRTWRECDSGLKKIVGKSLYEQSNYNELVVDPQNGDIVYVGGRSWWCPGVYRSRDGGESWEWVSRPSPPNKNMDYGWIDFWGPSVECLAISPADPKRLAFGTSGHLFLSDDGGESWHQAYCITYPDGRFKGNGLEVTCLNSIVPDPVRRNRLYLCYADIGLLISDDGGLSFKRSYKGMKGEGNCFTVVVDPKSPKTIWAGTGQWAWNEGYLCKSNDGGNSWEVVGNGLPNGQVKQIILDLKSPVGKRRLLATVNGYGFYESTDGGESWHSINGDLPPEAVKQPRGILLDPRNGKHIIVACGGSPKFAGVYETKDGGKSWKLLNEERIFANIQAIIADPKDFSKLYLAVREHYEQAEQRMYPGGLFKSVDGGKRWERILDYHFVSSAIVSPTNSEIIYATTTDHPYHDDCVAEGVLKSSDGGKTWRKVNEGLSHLNISCISIDPFDPSRLYVGTGGNGAFIGRDFAIKPPLQGGFWQISKVQAKQFLRDDDIRRNVRELAKLGMKCQIIQYAGWEVEGAFQTLYPSKIYPQMEEWRGRDPIEAILKAGDEAKGEVYLGLFPLLTDKPSKEELRRWEEESFKLMEELVKRYGRHSSFKGIYLPPEVHYKSGIAVRDWIDLINRFADFSRSRSLKLIVPVGLYLLYEGGKWRRAMPELLAPFWLPTISEARADVFLLIDGIGTGLSDFQSSQACQEWLAENCRLAGKELWIEVEAFDSRYNACDWERFKRQIDMAFPYGDRIVVFDIPHYFSPKGIAPKAIELFGEYGKFLGSLEIEKTSF; this comes from the coding sequence ATGATGATGAGTAAATCGCTCGCCATCCTCTTACATCTTTTCATCTCTCTCCTCCCTACCCTTCTCGCTCAGCAAAAAGCAAGCGAAGCAAGGGAAAGTCAGGAGATTCTCTGGAAAAACTTCGGTCCCGGTGGAGGAGGCTGGATTCAATCCCTCGCCTTCCACCCTAAAGACCCCAATACAATTTTCCTCGGCTGCGATGTCGGCGGTTTCTATATCTCCACTGACTTCGGCAAACATTTCAAAATCCAAAACAAAGGCTTAACGGATTACTTCGTTGAATGCATCGCCCCCAATCCCCAAAATCCCAACATCATCCTCATCGGCACGCAGGGAGGTATCTTCCGCTCAACCGATAAAGGAAAATCCTGGAAGAAAATCACCCAGGGCTTCCCTCCACCCCAACGCTATTCCTATTCCTCCCCCATATCAGCTATCGCCTTTGACCACCAAAATCCAAACATCGTATACGCGGGAGTAGGACGCCCTCGCCAAGCAAGGGAGGGCGGAAATGCTCAGGGACAGGGCGCCATCTATAAAAGCGAGGACGGAGGCATAAGTTGGAAAAGAATTGACGCTGGACAGCTTCCCTCAGATGCTGTTATAAATGATATTGAGATAAAGCCGGATGATGGGAGGGTGATTCTGGTCGCGACGAATAAGGGGGTCTTTAGAAGCGATGACGGAGGGAAAACCTGGAAGCCATCAAATGATGGGCTTCCTCAACTCTTAGTCCAAGAGCTTGCCTTCGCCCCCTCCCAACCTAACAGGGTCTATCTGACCCTCTTAACGACCGCAAGGGAGGGAGAGAATTGGAACGGAGGCGTCTTTAGAAGCGATGATGCGGGAAGAACTTGGCGGGAATGCGATTCGGGATTGAAGAAGATTGTGGGGAAATCGCTCTACGAACAGAGCAATTATAACGAGCTCGTAGTTGACCCCCAGAACGGGGATATCGTCTATGTGGGCGGGAGGTCCTGGTGGTGCCCCGGCGTTTATAGAAGTAGGGATGGAGGTGAAAGCTGGGAGTGGGTCTCCCGCCCGTCCCCACCAAATAAAAATATGGATTATGGATGGATAGATTTCTGGGGTCCCTCCGTTGAATGCCTCGCTATCTCGCCCGCCGACCCCAAACGCCTCGCCTTCGGAACAAGCGGTCATCTCTTCCTCTCAGACGATGGAGGCGAATCCTGGCATCAAGCTTACTGCATCACCTACCCCGATGGCAGATTCAAGGGCAATGGATTGGAAGTCACCTGCCTCAATTCAATCGTCCCCGACCCCGTGAGGCGCAATCGCCTCTATCTTTGCTATGCTGATATCGGGCTCCTTATAAGCGATGACGGAGGATTGAGCTTCAAGAGAAGCTATAAGGGGATGAAGGGAGAGGGTAATTGCTTTACAGTAGTCGTTGACCCTAAATCTCCGAAGACCATTTGGGCGGGAACAGGTCAATGGGCTTGGAATGAGGGATATTTATGCAAGAGCAACGACGGAGGGAATAGCTGGGAGGTCGTGGGAAATGGTCTGCCGAATGGACAAGTTAAGCAGATTATCCTTGATTTGAAAAGCCCGGTGGGAAAGAGAAGATTGCTCGCGACCGTCAACGGCTATGGTTTCTATGAGTCAACGGATGGAGGGGAAAGCTGGCATAGCATAAATGGAGACCTCCCTCCCGAGGCGGTCAAACAGCCGAGGGGAATTCTCCTTGACCCCAGGAATGGAAAACATATCATCGTAGCATGTGGCGGCTCCCCGAAATTCGCCGGAGTTTATGAGACGAAGGACGGCGGGAAGAGCTGGAAGCTTCTGAATGAAGAAAGGATTTTCGCCAATATTCAGGCGATAATCGCCGACCCGAAGGATTTCTCAAAGCTCTATCTTGCGGTAAGGGAACATTACGAGCAGGCGGAACAAAGAATGTACCCCGGAGGGTTGTTCAAGAGCGTGGACGGAGGGAAGCGATGGGAGAGAATACTTGATTATCATTTCGTTTCCTCAGCCATTGTCAGCCCAACCAACAGCGAAATCATCTATGCCACTACAACCGACCATCCCTACCACGACGATTGCGTCGCGGAGGGCGTCCTCAAAAGCTCGGATGGAGGCAAGACCTGGCGGAAGGTGAACGAAGGGCTCAGCCATCTCAACATCTCCTGCATCTCCATAGACCCATTTGACCCGTCTCGCCTCTATGTCGGCACGGGCGGAAATGGGGCTTTTATAGGAAGGGATTTCGCCATTAAACCTCCTCTTCAGGGTGGATTCTGGCAGATAAGCAAAGTTCAGGCAAAGCAGTTCTTGAGGGATGATGATATCAGAAGAAATGTTAGGGAATTGGCTAAATTGGGGATGAAGTGTCAAATAATCCAATATGCTGGTTGGGAGGTAGAGGGTGCTTTTCAGACTCTCTATCCCTCAAAAATCTATCCTCAAATGGAGGAGTGGAGAGGAAGGGACCCAATAGAGGCTATTCTTAAGGCGGGAGATGAGGCGAAAGGCGAGGTCTATCTCGGGCTTTTCCCCCTACTCACAGACAAGCCAAGCAAGGAGGAATTGAGGAGATGGGAGGAAGAATCCTTCAAGCTGATGGAGGAATTGGTCAAAAGATATGGGAGGCATAGCTCCTTCAAAGGAATCTATCTCCCTCCCGAGGTCCATTATAAATCTGGAATTGCCGTGAGGGATTGGATAGATTTAATCAATCGTTTCGCAGATTTCTCTCGTTCTCGTTCCCTGAAGCTGATTGTTCCCGTGGGGCTGTATCTGCTCTATGAGGGCGGTAAATGGCGCAGGGCGATGCCTGAGCTCCTCGCCCCTTTTTGGCTACCCACAATATCGGAGGCAAGGGCGGATGTCTTTCTTTTGATTGATGGGATAGGGACGGGATTGAGCGATTTTCAGAGCTCGCAGGCTTGTCAGGAGTGGTTGGCGGAGAATTGCAGATTGGCGGGGAAAGAACTTTGGATTGAAGTTGAGGCTTTTGATTCAAGATACAATGCCTGCGATTGGGAGAGATTTAAGCGCCAAATAGATATGGCGTTTCCCTATGGAGACAGAATCGTTGTCTTTGATATCCCCCACTACTTCTCGCCCAAGGGCATAGCCCCGAAAGCGATAGAGCTGTTTGGGGAATATGGGAAATTCTTGGGCAGTTTAGAAATTGAGAAGACGTCCTTTTAA
- the csm2 gene encoding type III-A CRISPR-associated protein Csm2: protein MNSERREEAQQKDHRVYKSCKEFLHRLPSLKEAQNKELLDHVNKIGEVLAKKVRMSQLRRVLDAFEKIRSAVRTRKGSIDISQEVQLLKIHLAYAAGRQNKLKPLHEVLSRAIDKVQDLDDFKKLSQFIEGLVAYHKFHGGEE, encoded by the coding sequence ATGAATTCTGAGAGAAGGGAAGAAGCCCAGCAAAAAGACCATAGAGTTTATAAGAGCTGTAAGGAATTCCTCCATCGTCTTCCAAGTTTGAAGGAAGCCCAAAACAAGGAGTTGCTGGACCATGTTAACAAAATAGGCGAGGTTTTAGCGAAAAAAGTGAGGATGTCCCAGCTGAGAAGGGTTTTGGATGCCTTTGAAAAGATTAGGTCAGCAGTCAGGACTCGTAAGGGGAGTATAGATATAAGTCAGGAAGTTCAGCTATTGAAGATTCACCTTGCATATGCAGCAGGGAGGCAGAATAAACTCAAGCCTCTTCATGAAGTGCTAAGTAGGGCGATTGACAAGGTTCAGGATTTGGATGATTTTAAAAAGCTCTCTCAATTCATTGAGGGGCTTGTTGCTTACCATAAGTTTCATGGAGGTGAAGAGTAG
- a CDS encoding TIGR02710 family CRISPR-associated protein, producing MEKILVLTVGGSPEPLVTAINRIKPDFVLFICTEADGQTQGSDTTLPSILSKTGEIKHEILMVKPDDPESCISRMLNKIEDLKRDKPGADIVVDYTGGTKTMSASLFWVATHLNLGIFLTTGIRRNLVAVKEGETTCKIHLSFPYYEELLSLVDSLLKYYHYTSAEENISSALVNYHFPTDLREDLKKKRRIINAFRLWDAYDSINAIIRIEPFKKAFWNDYVSFWDRVAADRMMLEKDFEKEVEEREITIYSKDKHSQYAIVQDLLLNAERCAVRGRFDDATARLYRAMEALAQLRLLLCHEIKAWDVDIEKIPKKLKETYEKKRKDGKIKLGLVEDYELLCELGDEVGKFFKGSEDDLKDALRWRNQSILAHGFRSIKKEEYDTIIKARIEGFIKHCLKEILKGGYKEPKQLPNSLEEINRLLSSAGV from the coding sequence ATGGAAAAGATTTTGGTTTTGACGGTTGGCGGAAGCCCAGAACCCTTGGTCACTGCCATTAACAGGATAAAGCCCGATTTCGTTTTGTTCATCTGCACTGAGGCTGATGGACAAACACAAGGCTCTGATACTACCCTGCCCTCTATTTTAAGTAAAACGGGGGAAATCAAGCACGAAATACTAATGGTCAAACCAGATGACCCCGAGAGTTGTATAAGCAGGATGCTCAACAAGATTGAAGATTTGAAAAGGGATAAACCGGGAGCAGATATAGTAGTGGATTACACAGGAGGGACGAAGACGATGTCCGCCTCTCTTTTCTGGGTTGCCACCCATTTGAATTTAGGAATTTTTTTGACGACGGGGATTAGAAGAAACCTGGTAGCGGTAAAAGAAGGCGAAACAACTTGCAAAATCCATCTTTCCTTCCCTTACTATGAGGAATTGCTCTCGCTAGTTGATTCCCTTCTTAAATATTACCATTATACGAGCGCCGAGGAGAACATTAGTTCCGCCCTCGTAAATTATCATTTTCCCACTGATTTGCGAGAGGATTTAAAGAAGAAACGGAGAATAATCAATGCGTTTAGGCTCTGGGATGCTTATGATTCTATAAATGCTATTATACGTATTGAGCCCTTTAAGAAGGCGTTTTGGAATGATTATGTTTCCTTCTGGGATAGGGTAGCTGCAGATAGGATGATGCTTGAGAAGGATTTCGAGAAGGAAGTTGAGGAAAGGGAAATCACCATCTATTCAAAGGACAAGCATTCCCAATATGCTATTGTTCAGGATTTGCTTTTGAACGCGGAGCGCTGTGCGGTGAGGGGAAGATTTGATGATGCAACTGCGAGGCTTTACAGGGCTATGGAGGCGCTTGCTCAGCTTAGGTTGTTGCTGTGTCATGAGATAAAAGCTTGGGATGTGGATATAGAGAAAATTCCAAAAAAATTGAAGGAAACATATGAGAAAAAGAGAAAGGACGGGAAGATAAAGCTCGGATTGGTGGAGGATTACGAGTTGCTCTGTGAGTTAGGTGATGAGGTAGGAAAGTTTTTCAAGGGAAGCGAGGATGATTTGAAGGATGCGTTGAGGTGGCGAAATCAGAGCATTCTCGCCCACGGATTCAGGAGCATTAAAAAGGAGGAATATGATACGATAATCAAGGCAAGGATAGAGGGCTTTATAAAGCACTGTTTGAAAGAGATATTGAAAGGAGGATACAAAGAGCCGAAGCAGTTGCCGAACAGTTTAGAGGAGATAAATAGGCTTTTATCCTCAGCAGGTGTGTGA